One Carassius gibelio isolate Cgi1373 ecotype wild population from Czech Republic chromosome A7, carGib1.2-hapl.c, whole genome shotgun sequence DNA window includes the following coding sequences:
- the LOC128017607 gene encoding histone H1-like yields the protein MAETAPAAAAPPAKAPKKKSAAKAKKAGPSVGDLIVKAVSASKERSGVSLAALKKALAAGGYDVEKKNSRIKLAIKSLVTKGILLQVKGTGASGSFKISKKETETKKKPAKKAAPKAKKPAAKKPAAAKKPKSAAAKKPAAKKSPKKAKKPAAAPKKATKSPKKAKKPAAPKKAAKSPKKTKAAKPKTAKPKAAKPKKAAPKKK from the coding sequence ATGGCAGAAACCGCCCCAGCTGCAGCCGCCCCGCCGGCCAAAGCGCCTAAGAAGAAGTCCGCCGCTAAAGCCAAGAAAGCAGGTCCATCTGTCGGTGATCTGATCGTTAAAGCCGTGTCCGCATCCAAGGAGAGGAGCGGCGTGTCTCTCGCTGCTCTGAAGAAAGCTCTCGCCGCCGGCGGCTACGACGTGGAGAAGAAAAACTCCCGCATCAAGCTCGCCATCAAGAGCCTGGTGACTAAAGGCATCCTGCTGCAGGTCAAAGGAACCGGCGCCTCCGGATCTTTCAAGATCAGCAAGAAGGAGACCGAGACCAAGAAGAAGCCGGCGAAGAAAGCGGCTCCTAAAGCCAAGAAGCCCGCGGCCAAGAAACCCGCTGCTGCCAAGAAGCCCAAGAGCGCAGCGGCAAAGAAGCCCGCCGCTAAGAAATCCCCCAAGAAGGCCAAGAAACCCGCTGCCGCCCCCAAGAAGGCCACGAAGAGCCCCAAGAAGGCGAAGAAGCCCGCGGCGCCCAAGAAAGCAGCCAAGAGCCCCAAAAAGACCAAGGCCGCCAAACCCAAGACAGCGAAGCCTAAAGCTGCCAAGCCTAAAAAGGCAGCTCCCAAGAAGAAGTAA